In Saccharomyces paradoxus chromosome IV, complete sequence, the DNA window TGCGTAACAGTAACGTGTAATTTTAATTTGAGAATCTGAGCAAATAAATCAAGCAATATTTAGTACAGCTAATTTGGctcttttataatattctATTTTACATTTTATGATATActtatattatttatatactgGCTTTAAGAATGATGGAAGTTTCTTACATTTTCATAGTTTCTTCAACGTCACCATTTGATGTGATAGCACTTTTCTGCTTCATTGGTTGTGTTTCCTTTAATAATAGACCGAATCTCTTATCCTTGGCCAAAGTAGCCAATTGAAAGATCCCTTGGACAATAGAATCTTCAGGATTTAATTCGTGTTGAGAGTGAACCCAGCTTGGCTGACAGGTCTTAGAACCACCAGTTAATCTCAATAATTCGGGTCTGTCGGTTGTACTTACACTAGAGTCACACAATACGATGGTGTTACATTCACGAGCAACTGGTAAGGAAATCGATTCCTTAGTTGAATTCAACAAGGATTTAAGCTTGATGGCCGAAACACCCAATTTTGGTAGAGGAAGCTCATGCCCAGGTAATGTTAATGTAGAGGTTGCATCGTAACTTAGATTACCGTTTGGATTGGTGGCCTTTAAAATATGGTCCCATGGAACCCATCTTGCAATTTGTATTGGACTTTCCACACATAAGTAGTTATTGGAAATCTCACTCATCCCAAGTCTAAATGATTTCAAGTCTTTgtttaaattttgaagTTCCTCCTCATTTTCGTCAACAAAGGGAAAGTTAGAAGATAAATGAGATAACTTGAATGGGTAAACACCTTGCTTATCAATCTTGGTTAAGAGTTGTCTTGAGGTCTTTAATTTAAGAATATGAGTTTGAGCGAAATCCCTAACGTAAACGCTGGGTCTGGCAATCAATTCTCCTGCCTTATGAGATTTACCAGTATAAGAATCGACGGTCTCTAAAGTGACTAAACCCCTCTTGTTACAATGTTCCAAAGATgccattttcaaatcaattAAATAAACTTCACATGATTGTACAACGAAATCGTCACTTGGAATAGCGGAAACATTAGTGAATGGAGTAGATTGACCACGATCTACCACGGTCAAATCCTTGGCATCAGTATTAGATAGTAAGTCTGCTTCTTGATGGGACTCTGTCCAAATAACACCCTTATATTCCCTTTCGGCGACAATACCTTCGTTTTGGCCTGCTAAAAATCTCCTAATTCTTCTTACACGAGAACCAGGGACAACGCCACAGTTGTAAGATCTGGCAATAGTGTCTACGATAGTTCTAATCAATTGGCCTGTGATACCACTTGAAGTTCCTCCCAATGAGGCGGGCAGCTTTTCTGGGGTCAGAGCACAGGCTAATAACGCAACCACTGTTTCCATAGCAATGTGGGCAGCAGCTACGGCATCCGCCTTACCACCTAGTAGTGGCCCAGCAGGTTGAGCAACAGCTTTGGTTTCGTCAACGGGGTAAATAACCATAGTGTGAGAAACTTCAGAGGTATAACCATCAATATGAACACCTAATGTAATCTTGACTAAATCACCTTGTCTCAGGATTCCAGTAACAGATGATGCAAAAGTGGAGTCTTTGCCCTTATTCcatttcaacaaattttgagTATCATCTATTTCGGGACACCACCCGCCGGAAATTTGGTCGATATCAATAGTAGTTGGAATAGCAATACCTCTTTCAttaactttatttttataatacTGTTCCAAGCGGgtcaaaataaaagaatcaGTAAGCAAACATAACTCTGACACGGTTAATTGGCGTTCTGTGGTCTTTGAATGATACGAATCATTAATTAAAGAAGTGACATATTTCAAAGCAGTTTGTGCAATTTGTCCAGCCGTTCTGTATTTGTTCAAGACCGATTCCTGTAGGATATTTTTGTCCTTTAGCAAAATCTGAGTATCCTCGTGGGAGATAGCTAGAGCCATGATAATTTTAGCGATGTTAGTCGGATCAGGGCTTTTCTTCAGTGTACTTTCAATAACACGATGTTTTAGCTCATCTCATCTCTTTCtgctgaaatttttctttacctcggtaaaattttttcagaatgaaaaaaaaagctttacAGGGCATGACCTTCTCCGGGTAAATATTGCTTAGGGTTATCAACCTGTCATCATTAGGGCATTATATCAATTTTCTGTCGTTTAATTGCGGCTAGAATACAGATTGAATTGCACGAAAGAGCAGTCATACATGGGTTCACTGAGCGGATGTCAGAGCACTGACACCGGCTGACTTCTCATGAAGCTGTTTCTCTGTGTCTGTAACACGCTGTTTGAacatt includes these proteins:
- the ARX1 gene encoding putative hydrolase (Nuclear export factor for the ribosomal pre-60S subunit~similar to YDR101C), with amino-acid sequence MALAISHEDTQILLKDKNILQESVLNKYRTAGQIAQTALKYVTSLINDSYHSKTTERQLTVSELCLLTDSFILTRLEQYYKNKVNERGIAIPTTIDIDQISGGWCPEIDDTQNLLKWNKGKDSTFASSVTGILRQGDLVKITLGVHIDGYTSEVSHTMVIYPVDETKAVAQPAGPLLGGKADAVAAAHIAMETVVALLACALTPEKLPASLGGTSSGITGQLIRTIVDTIARSYNCGVVPGSRVRRIRRFLAGQNEGIVAEREYKGVIWTESHQEADLLSNTDAKDLTVVDRGQSTPFTNVSAIPSDDFVVQSCEVYLIDLKMASLEHCNKRGLVTLETVDSYTGKSHKAGELIARPSVYVRDFAQTHILKLKTSRQLLTKIDKQGVYPFKLSHLSSNFPFVDENEEELQNLNKDLKSFRLGMSEISNNYLCVESPIQIARWVPWDHILKATNPNGNLSYDATSTLTLPGHELPLPKLGVSAIKLKSLLNSTKESISLPVARECNTIVLCDSSVSTTDRPELLRLTGGSKTCQPSWVHSQHELNPEDSIVQGIFQLATLAKDKRFGLLLKETQPMKQKSAITSNGDVEETMKM